From Xylanibacter oryzae DSM 17970, a single genomic window includes:
- a CDS encoding isoprenyl transferase, whose translation MTDRIDMNNIPQHIAIIMDGNGRWAAERGKPRSYGHQAGVDSVRRITSECTRLGVKYLTLYTFSTENWNRPVDEVSALMGLVLSSLEDEIFMKNDVRFRVIGDVNRLPKDVYAKLKETEEHTSKNKTMTMVVALSYSSKWEITKALKDIAEEVKEGKIDVNDIDEEKISGHLETNFMPDPDLLIRTGGEVRISNYLLWQIAYSELYFCDTYWPDFDEEALSKAIASYQSRQRRFGKTEKQVEDTQK comes from the coding sequence ATGACTGATAGAATAGACATGAACAATATACCTCAACACATAGCCATAATAATGGATGGCAATGGACGTTGGGCAGCTGAAAGAGGGAAACCACGCAGCTATGGACATCAGGCTGGCGTAGATTCAGTAAGACGTATTACATCAGAATGCACTAGATTGGGCGTAAAGTATCTTACACTTTACACATTCTCTACAGAGAATTGGAACCGTCCTGTAGATGAAGTATCTGCCCTGATGGGTTTGGTATTGTCGTCTCTGGAAGATGAAATATTTATGAAAAACGATGTTCGTTTCCGAGTTATTGGTGATGTAAACCGTTTACCAAAAGATGTCTATGCCAAACTGAAGGAAACAGAGGAGCACACATCAAAAAATAAAACCATGACGATGGTGGTAGCATTAAGCTATTCATCTAAATGGGAAATAACAAAAGCATTGAAAGATATTGCTGAGGAAGTTAAAGAAGGCAAGATTGATGTAAATGATATTGACGAGGAAAAGATATCAGGTCATTTGGAAACTAATTTTATGCCCGATCCTGACTTGCTTATAAGAACAGGTGGAGAGGTAAGAATATCAAACTACCTTTTATGGCAGATAGCTTATTCTGAATTATATTTCTGCGATACTTATTGGCCAGATTTTGATGAAGAAGCATTATCCAAAGCTATTGCAAGTTATCAAAGTCGTCAACGCAGGTTTGGTAAGACAGAAAAACAAGTTGAAGACACACAAAAATAA
- a CDS encoding BamA/OMP85 family outer membrane protein, whose protein sequence is MNKIRKVIILLVIAFGFSQIMEAQDKIINPDISYSGTPRTCIIGGIAVDGIEGYEDYVLTGLSGLSLGQEISVPGTDITEAVKRYWHHGLFSKVIVTADSIVGNKIYLRFHLGMRPRVSNINYIGLKKSEREDMEAKLGIIKGSQITPNMIDRAKILAKKYFDDKGYKNAEINITQREDVANKNQVILDVDIDKKDKMKVHKIMLEGNNNLKSSKIKGKLFGKGVFSKTHEAGTIGSFLKSKKFTDERYKKDKEKLIEKYDELGYRDMYIVKDSVWNYDEKHVNIYIKINEGKKYYVRNITWVGNTVYSTDVLNSILRMKKGDVYNQTFMNKRLTSDEDAVGNLYYNSGYVFYNLQPTEVNIVADSVDLEMRIYEGQQAHINRVRINGNDRLYENVVRRELRTKPGDLFSKDALERSVREIASMGHFDPEKCTPDVKPNYEDGTVDVNYNLTSKSNDQVEFSLGWGQTGVIGRISLKLNNFSMSNLFNKNKEHRGIMPIGDGEQLALSAQTNGSYYQSYSVNYSSPWFGGKRPNAFNIGAYYSKQTDVSSNYYNSSYMNNYYNYYSGYGTSSNYGYNYENYLDPDKYVKLLGLSVGWGKRLRWPDDYFQLSVQLAYQRYMLKNWQYFLITDGNSNNLNLNFTLSRVSTDNQLFPRRGSEFSASVTITPPWSLWDGKDYAHLATNPSSVTYKDELQDKYRWIEYHKWKFRAKTYTALTGGDKCFVLMTRVELGLLGSYNKYKKSPFETFYVGGDGMSGYSSGYAEETIGLRGYENGSLTPYYQEGYAYDRFTMELRYPFMLGNTTIYGLTFLEGGNAWHETSKFNPFDMKRSAGIGVRLYLPMVGLMGIDWAYGFDKVYGTKGGSQFHFILGQEF, encoded by the coding sequence ATGAATAAAATAAGAAAGGTAATAATCCTATTGGTAATTGCGTTTGGCTTCAGCCAGATTATGGAAGCGCAGGATAAAATAATTAATCCTGATATTTCATATAGTGGAACCCCGCGTACTTGTATCATCGGAGGTATCGCTGTAGATGGTATCGAAGGTTATGAAGACTATGTCCTCACAGGTTTGTCAGGATTGTCTCTTGGTCAGGAGATATCTGTTCCAGGAACGGATATTACAGAGGCAGTTAAGCGCTATTGGCATCATGGATTATTCTCAAAAGTAATCGTTACTGCAGATTCTATAGTAGGTAATAAGATCTATTTGCGTTTTCATCTGGGAATGCGTCCACGTGTAAGCAATATTAATTATATTGGACTTAAAAAATCGGAACGTGAAGATATGGAGGCAAAGCTCGGAATAATAAAGGGCAGCCAGATTACTCCTAATATGATAGACCGTGCAAAGATTCTTGCCAAGAAATATTTTGATGACAAAGGATATAAAAATGCTGAAATAAATATCACTCAGCGTGAGGATGTGGCTAACAAAAATCAGGTAATCCTTGATGTCGATATAGATAAGAAGGATAAGATGAAAGTGCACAAAATCATGCTTGAGGGTAACAATAATCTAAAATCATCAAAGATAAAGGGCAAATTGTTTGGCAAGGGCGTATTTTCAAAGACGCATGAAGCCGGCACAATCGGTTCTTTCCTGAAGTCTAAGAAATTTACAGATGAGAGATATAAGAAGGATAAGGAAAAACTTATAGAGAAATATGACGAACTTGGATACCGTGATATGTACATTGTGAAAGACAGTGTATGGAATTATGATGAAAAGCATGTCAATATATATATTAAGATAAACGAAGGTAAAAAATATTATGTTCGTAACATCACCTGGGTAGGTAACACGGTATATTCTACTGATGTATTGAATTCTATACTTAGAATGAAAAAGGGAGATGTCTACAACCAGACTTTCATGAACAAACGTCTTACGAGCGATGAAGATGCCGTAGGAAATCTCTATTATAATAGTGGTTATGTATTTTATAATCTTCAGCCGACTGAGGTTAATATCGTTGCCGATTCTGTAGATTTGGAAATGCGTATATACGAAGGTCAGCAAGCTCATATTAACCGTGTACGTATAAATGGTAATGACCGACTGTATGAAAATGTCGTACGTAGAGAGTTGCGTACCAAACCAGGCGATTTGTTCTCTAAAGATGCACTCGAACGTTCTGTTCGTGAAATAGCATCAATGGGGCATTTTGATCCTGAAAAATGTACTCCGGATGTTAAACCTAATTATGAAGATGGAACGGTAGACGTAAACTATAATTTGACATCTAAATCAAACGACCAGGTAGAGTTCTCATTGGGATGGGGACAGACTGGTGTTATTGGACGTATAAGTTTGAAATTGAACAACTTCTCGATGTCAAACTTATTTAATAAGAATAAAGAACATAGAGGTATAATGCCTATAGGAGATGGAGAGCAGTTAGCATTAAGTGCACAGACCAATGGTTCTTATTATCAGTCATATAGCGTAAACTATTCATCTCCATGGTTCGGTGGAAAGAGGCCAAATGCATTTAACATAGGTGCATACTATTCAAAGCAGACAGACGTATCAAGTAACTATTACAACAGTAGTTATATGAATAACTATTATAATTATTATTCAGGATACGGTACAAGTAGTAACTATGGATATAATTATGAGAATTATCTTGATCCTGATAAATATGTAAAACTTTTGGGATTGTCAGTAGGATGGGGAAAGCGTTTACGCTGGCCTGATGATTACTTCCAGTTGTCTGTACAGTTGGCTTATCAGAGATATATGCTTAAAAACTGGCAGTACTTCCTTATTACAGATGGCAATAGTAATAACTTGAACTTGAACTTTACATTATCTCGTGTATCTACAGATAACCAGTTGTTCCCACGTCGTGGTTCTGAGTTCTCTGCATCAGTTACGATCACACCTCCTTGGTCATTGTGGGATGGAAAAGATTATGCTCATTTGGCTACTAATCCAAGTTCTGTTACATATAAGGATGAACTCCAAGATAAATACAGATGGATTGAATACCACAAATGGAAATTCCGTGCTAAAACATATACAGCTCTGACCGGAGGAGATAAGTGTTTCGTATTGATGACACGTGTGGAATTAGGACTATTAGGATCGTATAACAAATATAAGAAATCACCTTTTGAAACATTCTATGTTGGTGGTGATGGTATGAGTGGATACTCAAGCGGTTATGCCGAAGAAACAATTGGTTTACGTGGATATGAGAACGGTTCTCTTACACCTTATTATCAAGAAGGATATGCATACGATCGTTTCACGATGGAACTTCGATATCCATTTATGTTGGGTAACACCACTATTTATGGCTTGACGTTCTTGGAAGGAGGAAATGCATGGCATGAGACAAGTAAGTTTAACCCATTCGATATGAAACGTTCTGCCGGTATTGGTGTTCGTTTGTATCTGCCTATGGTTGGACTTATGGGTATTGACTGGGCTTACGGTTTCGACAAAGTGTATGGCACAAAAGGTGGCAGCCAGTTCCACTTCATCTTAGGTCAGGAATTCTAA
- a CDS encoding OmpH family outer membrane protein codes for MKKKLLFVCLFAFMAIAASAQKIALIDMDYILKNIPSYERANEQLNQVSKKWQAEVDAINAQSQTLYKNYQNEVVFLSQEQKQKRQDAIVAKEKEASELKKKYFGPEGELFKKRESLMAPIQDEIYNAVKEISDFRGYSLVLDRASNSGIIFGSPKIDISNEVLSKLGYTGQ; via the coding sequence ATGAAAAAGAAATTATTGTTTGTTTGTTTGTTCGCATTTATGGCTATTGCAGCAAGTGCTCAGAAAATAGCTCTTATAGACATGGACTATATACTAAAGAATATTCCATCATATGAAAGGGCTAACGAACAATTAAATCAGGTGTCTAAAAAATGGCAGGCAGAAGTGGATGCTATAAATGCACAGTCACAGACGCTATATAAGAACTATCAGAACGAGGTGGTCTTCCTGTCGCAAGAACAGAAACAAAAAAGACAGGATGCTATTGTAGCCAAGGAAAAAGAAGCCAGTGAACTAAAGAAAAAATACTTTGGCCCCGAGGGAGAACTATTTAAGAAACGAGAGAGTCTGATGGCACCTATACAAGATGAAATATACAATGCCGTAAAAGAGATTTCAGATTTCAGAGGTTATTCACTTGTACTGGATAGAGCCTCTAACAGCGGTATTATTTTTGGTTCACCCAAAATCGATATTAGCAACGAAGTATTATCTAAGTTGGGTTACACAGGACAATAA
- a CDS encoding OmpH family outer membrane protein: MKKLVLMFFMFAPLTMFAQKFGHVDLESVMKAMPEYAKATSDLQALQKQYTDELKSMEDEITKKGDEYQKAEQADPKMPENIKKRHTEDVQQLYQKYQQAQQDDAQAFQKAQQEKMAPVQAKMLDAIKAVGQTGGYVYIMQSGSLPFISTTLSKDVTAEVKVKLGIK; encoded by the coding sequence ATGAAAAAGTTAGTTTTAATGTTTTTTATGTTCGCACCTCTGACAATGTTTGCTCAGAAATTTGGACACGTAGATCTTGAGTCAGTCATGAAAGCTATGCCTGAGTATGCAAAGGCAACATCTGATCTTCAGGCTCTTCAGAAGCAGTACACAGACGAACTAAAGTCTATGGAAGATGAGATAACAAAAAAGGGTGACGAATATCAGAAAGCTGAACAGGCAGATCCTAAGATGCCTGAGAATATAAAGAAAAGACATACTGAAGATGTTCAGCAGTTGTATCAGAAATACCAGCAGGCTCAGCAGGACGATGCACAGGCATTCCAAAAGGCTCAGCAGGAGAAGATGGCTCCCGTACAGGCAAAGATGCTTGACGCTATCAAAGCTGTTGGTCAGACAGGTGGATATGTGTACATCATGCAGTCAGGTTCTCTACCATTCATAAGCACAACATTGAGCAAAGATGTTACAGCTGAAGTTAAGGTAAAACTTGGTATTAAGTAG
- a CDS encoding OmpH family outer membrane protein, with the protein MKKTILSILILLLPLMAAAQTLKFGFLSYDAAFKSMPGYSIAMKNISDLKTKYEAETKRATDEFNKKYEDFLDGQKDFPPTILQKRQAELQELMDKNIAFKEESKRLLEQAENDAYAPLQDQLNTILQAIGKERGYAFIINTDNNSCPYIDTTLGEDISTIVKDRLK; encoded by the coding sequence ATGAAAAAAACAATTCTATCTATATTAATATTATTACTTCCTTTAATGGCTGCTGCACAGACTCTTAAGTTTGGCTTCTTGAGTTATGATGCGGCCTTTAAGTCGATGCCAGGCTATTCTATAGCGATGAAGAATATCAGTGATCTCAAGACTAAATACGAAGCTGAGACCAAGCGTGCCACTGATGAGTTTAATAAGAAATATGAAGATTTCCTTGATGGGCAGAAAGATTTTCCACCGACAATTCTACAGAAGCGTCAGGCAGAACTGCAGGAACTCATGGATAAGAATATAGCTTTCAAAGAAGAGTCAAAACGATTGCTTGAACAAGCAGAAAATGACGCATATGCGCCACTTCAAGACCAACTGAATACTATCTTGCAGGCAATTGGGAAAGAGCGTGGTTACGCTTTTATAATCAATACAGACAACAACTCTTGTCCTTATATAGATACTACATTAGGAGAAGATATCAGTACAATTGTAAAAGACAGGTTAAAATGA
- the murI gene encoding glutamate racemase translates to MKLSQEPGPIGVFDSGYGGLTILHQMRQILPQYDYLYLGDNARAPYGTRSFDIVYQFTREAVMKLFEMGCHLVILGCNTASAKALRTIQQNDLPKIDQDRRVLGIIRPTAECIGKITNSRHVGIVATPGTIKSNSYPLEINKFYPDVKVTGEACPMWVPLVENYEFDSPGADYFVEKRINNLMRKDPEIDAIILGCTHYPLLLNKIIKYVPKCVQVITQGEYVANSLKDYFMRHPAMEEKCTKAGTCRYLTTESPEKFKESAQVFLHKSIEVDKVNLD, encoded by the coding sequence ATGAAATTATCTCAAGAACCAGGGCCAATAGGTGTTTTCGATTCTGGCTATGGAGGACTGACAATACTACATCAAATGCGTCAGATTCTTCCTCAATATGATTATCTATATTTAGGTGATAATGCCCGTGCACCGTATGGTACAAGGTCTTTTGATATTGTCTATCAATTTACCCGCGAGGCCGTAATGAAGCTTTTCGAGATGGGCTGTCATCTTGTTATCTTGGGTTGCAACACCGCATCTGCAAAGGCTTTGCGAACTATCCAGCAGAATGATTTGCCTAAGATAGATCAGGATCGTCGCGTGCTTGGAATAATACGTCCTACGGCTGAGTGTATCGGTAAGATAACAAATAGTCGCCATGTTGGTATTGTAGCGACACCGGGTACTATAAAGAGCAATAGTTATCCTCTTGAGATAAATAAGTTCTATCCGGACGTAAAGGTTACAGGTGAAGCTTGTCCTATGTGGGTTCCTTTGGTAGAAAACTATGAATTTGATAGTCCGGGAGCGGATTATTTTGTTGAGAAGCGCATTAATAATCTGATGAGGAAAGATCCTGAAATAGACGCTATAATATTAGGATGTACTCATTATCCTCTGTTACTTAACAAGATCATCAAGTACGTTCCAAAATGTGTACAGGTAATAACTCAAGGAGAATACGTGGCAAATAGTCTGAAAGATTATTTCATGCGTCATCCTGCAATGGAGGAAAAATGCACTAAAGCCGGAACATGCCGTTATCTTACTACAGAAAGTCCCGAGAAATTTAAGGAATCTGCACAAGTATTCCTACACAAAAGCATTGAGGTTGATAAAGTCAATCTTGACTAA
- a CDS encoding FtsX-like permease family protein, with translation MNFPFYIARRYLFSRKSTHVINIISGISVVGVAVATMALVVTLSVFNGFEDLVASFFTSFDPQLKVMPVQGKSAPSDDPILTKIRHLPDVDVATESVEDQALAVYGDRQAMVTIKGVDDNFSDLTHINDILYGDGRFELHAADLNYGVLGIRLAEDLGTGAQFKDALKIYAPKRDGQLDLSNPTDGFVEDELYSPGVLFTVKQAKYDKNYIITPIAFARNLFGQQGMLTSLELRLKPGSDFDAVKSEMQQIAGKKYSVLDRYEQQEDTFKIMKIEKFIAYIFLTFILMVACFNIIGSLSMLIIDKKDDVVTLRNLGATDHQIIRVFLFEGRMISTIGAIIGIGIGLLLCWLQQTYGLVSLGESSGSFVVDAYPVSVHPIDILVIFGTVVIVGYISVWYPVRYLSKRLLSQD, from the coding sequence ATGAATTTCCCGTTTTACATTGCACGACGTTATCTGTTCTCAAGAAAGAGCACTCATGTTATCAATATCATCAGCGGCATATCTGTCGTAGGTGTAGCTGTTGCCACTATGGCACTAGTTGTTACTTTAAGTGTGTTCAATGGTTTTGAAGACCTTGTTGCATCATTCTTTACAAGTTTCGACCCGCAACTGAAAGTAATGCCTGTGCAAGGTAAGAGTGCTCCATCTGATGATCCCATACTTACAAAGATTCGCCATCTACCGGATGTTGATGTGGCAACTGAGAGTGTAGAAGATCAAGCTTTGGCTGTATACGGAGACAGACAGGCTATGGTAACAATAAAAGGTGTAGATGATAATTTCTCGGATCTTACTCATATCAATGACATTCTGTATGGTGACGGAAGATTTGAGTTGCATGCAGCCGACCTCAATTATGGTGTACTAGGTATACGCTTGGCCGAAGATTTAGGTACAGGCGCACAATTTAAGGATGCGCTTAAGATATATGCTCCTAAGCGTGATGGACAACTCGATCTGTCAAACCCAACAGATGGATTCGTTGAGGATGAATTGTATTCTCCGGGGGTACTATTCACAGTAAAACAAGCAAAATATGATAAGAATTATATCATAACCCCTATAGCTTTCGCCCGTAACCTATTTGGACAGCAGGGAATGCTTACATCGCTTGAGTTGAGACTTAAACCCGGCTCTGACTTTGATGCAGTGAAAAGTGAAATGCAGCAGATTGCCGGCAAAAAATACAGTGTACTTGATCGTTATGAGCAACAGGAAGACACTTTCAAGATAATGAAGATAGAGAAATTTATAGCATATATATTTCTCACATTCATTTTAATGGTGGCATGCTTTAATATTATAGGAAGTCTATCAATGCTCATCATCGATAAAAAGGATGATGTTGTAACACTAAGAAATCTAGGTGCTACAGACCATCAGATAATAAGAGTATTCTTGTTTGAGGGCAGAATGATATCTACAATAGGAGCTATAATAGGCATAGGCATAGGATTATTGCTTTGTTGGCTACAACAGACTTATGGACTTGTGTCACTTGGAGAATCAAGTGGAAGTTTCGTTGTTGATGCATATCCGGTAAGCGTTCACCCGATAGATATCCTTGTAATATTCGGTACAGTCGTAATTGTAGGATATATATCTGTATGGTATCCTGTAAGATACCTAAGCAAGAGGTTGCTTAGTCAAGATTGA
- the rbfA gene encoding 30S ribosome-binding factor RbfA — protein MQETRQNKISRLLQKELSVIFQSQTRMMHGVMVSVTRVRISPDLSICTAYLSIFPSEKSDEILKNVTANEKTIRYELGTRVRHQLRIIPELRFFVDDSLDYIEHIDSLLKEDEK, from the coding sequence ATGCAAGAAACAAGACAAAACAAAATATCAAGACTGCTGCAAAAAGAATTGAGCGTCATATTCCAGTCACAAACTCGTATGATGCACGGTGTGATGGTTTCAGTTACACGCGTCCGCATCAGTCCTGACCTGAGTATATGCACTGCTTATTTAAGTATTTTCCCATCCGAAAAAAGTGATGAAATTCTTAAGAATGTCACTGCCAATGAGAAGACAATACGTTATGAACTCGGCACTCGCGTTCGCCATCAACTACGCATAATACCAGAACTAAGATTCTTCGTCGACGACTCTCTTGATTATATAGAACATATAGATAGTCTGCTTAAAGAAGACGAAAAATAA
- a CDS encoding O-methyltransferase produces the protein MTESEQLDKYILKHIDPEGDYLYRLYRATNIHLLRGRMASGHLQGRLLKMLVEMIRPKNILEVGTFSGYSAICMAEGLEDEGKVYTFEINDEQEDFTRPWIEGSPVADKINFIIGDAITEAPKLGITFDMAFIDGDKRTYLATYEMALRIIRKGGFLLADNTLWDGHVLEVPKSSDGQTKGIEDFNDYVARDNRVERVILPLRDGLTLIRKK, from the coding sequence ATGACCGAATCAGAACAGCTAGACAAGTACATTCTTAAGCACATAGACCCGGAAGGGGACTATCTGTATAGATTATATCGCGCAACCAATATTCATCTTTTGCGTGGCAGGATGGCAAGCGGTCATCTTCAGGGGCGCCTGCTAAAAATGCTTGTTGAAATGATACGCCCTAAGAATATTCTAGAGGTGGGCACTTTCAGCGGATACAGTGCTATATGCATGGCAGAAGGCCTGGAAGATGAAGGCAAAGTTTATACTTTCGAGATTAACGATGAACAGGAAGATTTTACCCGTCCATGGATTGAGGGTTCACCAGTAGCTGATAAGATAAATTTTATTATAGGTGATGCAATAACCGAAGCGCCGAAACTAGGCATAACATTTGATATGGCTTTCATAGACGGCGACAAGCGTACATACCTTGCAACATATGAGATGGCCCTAAGGATAATAAGGAAAGGTGGTTTCTTGCTTGCCGACAACACATTATGGGACGGTCATGTATTGGAAGTACCAAAAAGTAGCGATGGACAGACTAAAGGGATTGAAGATTTCAATGACTACGTAGCCCGCGATAATCGTGTAGAAAGAGTTATACTGCCTCTACGCGATGGACTTACACTCATCAGAAAGAAGTAA
- the aroQ gene encoding type II 3-dehydroquinate dehydratase: MKILIVNGPNLNLLGVREPGIYGSNSFETYLPELRKKYQDITIEYYQSNIEGELINKMQEVGFSYDGIVLNAGAYTHTSIALQDCIRSLKCPVVEVHISNVHSREEFRHKSMISSACLGVICGFGLDSYRLAIEGIISNIG, translated from the coding sequence ATGAAAATACTTATCGTTAACGGACCGAATTTAAATTTACTTGGTGTACGCGAACCTGGAATATATGGTAGTAACTCTTTTGAGACATATCTGCCTGAGCTCCGCAAGAAGTATCAGGATATTACTATAGAATATTATCAGAGCAACATAGAGGGTGAGCTGATCAATAAGATGCAGGAGGTTGGTTTCAGTTACGACGGCATTGTATTGAATGCAGGAGCATATACGCATACCAGCATAGCTCTGCAAGACTGTATCCGAAGTCTGAAATGTCCTGTGGTAGAGGTGCATATCTCTAATGTACACAGCCGTGAAGAGTTCCGCCATAAGTCGATGATTTCATCTGCCTGCCTTGGTGTGATATGTGGTTTCGGACTTGATTCGTATCGTCTGGCTATTGAAGGTATAATATCTAACATTGGATAA
- a CDS encoding site-specific tyrosine recombinase has protein sequence MESDKKSVTNVVRDYRRYLKLQRNYSPNTLDAYLCDLQKLSDYLHGEGLDPLDVKLEDLRHFAAGLHDIGIHPRSQCRILSGVRSFYKFLVLDGYLKDDPTELLESPQIGEHLPEVLSTEEVDRMEACIDLSDPLGHRNKAIIEVLFSCGLRVSELTNFKLSNLYAEEKFVRITGKGRKERLVPISQRALDELDYWFLDRNLMDIKPGEQDYVFLNRRGSHLTRTMILIMIKKQAAMAGIKKTISPHTLRHSFATVLLEGGADLRAIQAMLGHESIGTTEIYTHIDTTKLREEILNHHPRNIKSSIR, from the coding sequence ATGGAAAGTGACAAGAAAAGCGTAACTAATGTGGTAAGAGACTACCGACGGTATCTGAAATTACAACGTAATTATTCGCCTAATACCCTTGACGCATATCTGTGTGACTTGCAGAAATTATCAGATTATCTGCATGGAGAAGGTCTTGATCCACTTGATGTAAAGTTGGAAGACCTCAGACATTTTGCCGCCGGACTGCATGATATCGGTATCCATCCGCGATCTCAGTGCAGGATACTCAGTGGAGTACGCTCATTTTATAAATTTCTGGTATTAGATGGATATTTAAAAGACGATCCGACAGAGTTGTTGGAGTCTCCACAAATAGGAGAACATCTTCCGGAAGTACTATCTACCGAAGAGGTGGACAGAATGGAAGCATGTATAGACCTTTCTGATCCGTTAGGGCATCGTAATAAAGCTATTATAGAAGTCCTTTTTAGTTGTGGACTTCGTGTAAGCGAACTTACCAACTTTAAACTTTCCAACCTTTATGCTGAAGAAAAATTCGTACGTATAACAGGTAAGGGCCGTAAGGAACGCCTTGTGCCAATATCGCAGAGAGCACTAGACGAACTTGACTATTGGTTTCTTGACCGTAATCTTATGGATATCAAACCGGGAGAACAAGATTATGTATTCCTGAATAGACGCGGCTCTCATCTTACACGTACCATGATATTGATAATGATAAAAAAACAAGCTGCTATGGCAGGCATTAAGAAGACAATAAGTCCGCATACCCTAAGGCATTCTTTTGCGACAGTGCTTCTTGAAGGTGGAGCTGACCTTCGTGCCATACAAGCTATGCTTGGACATGAAAGCATAGGAACAACAGAAATATATACACATATAGATACCACAAAGTTAAGAGAAGAGATCTTAAATCATCATCCTCGTAATATAAAATCATCTATTAGGTAG